Within Myxococcales bacterium, the genomic segment TGGGATACTAGCCATGGCCTCTGGCAAACGATAAAACGGAATCGTGGGGTTCAGGTGGTGGACATGATGGTAGCCGATGTTGGCGGTAAACCATCTCATGATCGGACCGAGCCGCATGAAGCTTGAGGAGTGCAAGGCCGCATCGGTATAATTCCACTCGTGACGAGGCTGCACGTGTACGCCCTCGAAGTTGTGCTGCGCGTAAAACAAATACGCGCCCGAAGCGCAGGCAATCGTTAGCGGCAAGACCAGGCCAAAGAACCAAGCAGCCACGCCTAGATACACCAACAACAGCCAAGTCAACGCGCCATGTACCACCAGCGCCAACAAAGAATCCCAATTTTTGCGCGGATTACGAGCAAAGGACGAGAAGCACATCCCATAGAGGAAAATCGTCACATACCCAAGCACAATATTCATGGGGTGCCGCGCAAAGCGGTAAAGCATACGCTGCGGCCAGGTCATGTCTCGCCACATGGCGATCGTCACCATCGGATATGAACCTACATGCGAGCCCACAATTTTCGCCGTGTGCGCATGATGATAATTATGCGTTTGTCGCCAAACATTCGGCGGCGTGAGGACCCACACCCCAAAAGGATACATGATGGCTTTGGCCATTTTGGA encodes:
- a CDS encoding fatty acid desaturase; its protein translation is MRQGHELIQASKAFASEDVAKSWRHVLVTVSLLIGLQVLTLTSLWWPLRAACSVLMGLTTVRMFVLYHDFLHNGILRRSKMAKAIMYPFGVWVLTPPNVWRQTHNYHHAHTAKIVGSHVGSYPMVTIAMWRDMTWPQRMLYRFARHPMNIVLGYVTIFLYGMCFSSFARNPRKNWDSLLALVVHGALTWLLLVYLGVAAWFFGLVLPLTIACASGAYLFYAQHNFEGVHVQPRHEWNYTDAALHSSSFMRLGPIMRWFTANIGYHHVHHLNPTIPFYRLPEAMASIPELQNPSVTSLKLSDIRECFRLKLWDPDQGRMVGFGEV